In Polyodon spathula isolate WHYD16114869_AA chromosome 11, ASM1765450v1, whole genome shotgun sequence, one genomic interval encodes:
- the LOC121322717 gene encoding uncharacterized protein LOC121322717 isoform X26 has protein sequence MGTQGSGRKRIPNRERLTAEDDALNLIAREAESRLAAKRAARAEAREIRMKELERQQKEVEERPERDFAEKGSRSASTLSAATLASLGGSSSRRGSGDTSISADTEASIREIKDSLAEVEEKYRKAMVSNAQLDNEKSNFMFQVDTMKDSLMELEEQLAETRRELDEKVKEHERERHAHSVLKFQFNEMKENLRQSEELLAKHGIVLGAELTSNGEVGDAVLDSTVHTDSVKRSASDSTPVLQTPRDGLIGKATAVEMKISLLADVGNKEILQSAGDKAEKQESWDDDAETQEGHVGEKAQENLAENEQSASMPDDDTLNDPGDVQQREQSDISSQTVEPDSTLGSNTLAWSSVDDGDDINENDIDEHSPVLELTYSVDDGSLEADSLIAEGEIMRERETEAINRGGEGGKEVVQVITGPDDEVEDETEQALSDKEAETTEKGNSDGQQSVQSAEEMRIEGGETKTQEESLDSNKEECATGSAVTEKVSDEENELAQDPIEKAVEANCIGEERVQKADDTHIEGKEIQEEGNVKQVIEEAEIKGLVKDDVFGDKNAQKAEHKIAQSPPEKSDENNCTGEEGVQTAEDTNIEGKETQEGSRTNLEGSTATEGEVKQAAETVEVKGLVKGEVLGERDAIYEQGAIDELVKEKEPGASTANEEKAEHEIAPGPTEKVVEANCTGEERVQTAEDTNIEGNETQKETIDRTNVKQVTEKVEAEGLAVDKVLDEEKVIPEQGEIDKLMENKEPGASTGSEEKVEHEIAQGPTEKVEEKVNHAGEDIVRSAEAIHTKGAQDENIDSTDIMEMTVTEGDVRQVTEKVGDESLVQLEKTGITGECQEELDSDVVKSKDASSCEAQTEHEEQEGVTMETKAEQIEEHEHESGEIEDSEKALQSIAIDEPETSCNDSTVMEEVTVGSNVQAGNEKKELVSLEPETKQEEEVLPRDTMTPTVVHHEPDSEDKGVSEEALQHRSEDEPEVSCESGTTNNNVERVTDENDSKENYGDMTASCVVQEDDQGEVSIPLEDKGGDIEEVKNEIGNSSQKDEGEGLKQDDLKKEDSEKKVQSQKTTEDQNEEDKLENETNLESHTAAEQSVEGIANVETVQENIMDRVIDQGTGDDVKEEPLFGGEGQKVISEDYIEMIEEETRTVNKELKGTESRNVGLAVVKDVVGSKRETVAQFEICVEKVGAELDHQDNLDEKIHPKNLETVGTVTEDSKPSENSELLPADKVASQSTVQVETLKDEKINQGLEPAVTVADNIKSECMFPNGSEQEKTDVSKETAETVIQQTTADLSGCAISEEMDIAEKKVDAFHLEKERESKDQQPQHEHQDEAQEVKQEEAVEEKSVEKVENIPDDIQEQEQVPAKEEKQDETQLTQKEVQEEKGETEKEEEKDNEEDEEGESFDFDDEVGQDLEESDQKVCLEDPLKQKQTQQQGAETNDSSPVTKTGSQDKEQRSEKGDADQLKTNDSESEKTGGEQNQKELEEVCSSGSQESVKESGERGQQGEDGTEQGNIGRGLEKELGESIKRRSMFEDSVGESVGQKPDSAQGKEDSNSGSTEDLGKQDAAKGSKKGKGKNKDECQIS, from the exons GCGGAGTCCCGTTTGGCTGCGAAGCGAGCTGCACGGGCGGAGGCACGGGAGATCAGAATGAAGGAGCTGGAGAGACAGCAGAAAGAG GTTGAAGAAAGACCGGAGAGGGACTTTGCTGAAAAG GGATCCCGCAGCGCTTCCACCCTGTCAGCTGCTACTCTTGCCTCTTTGGGCGGGTCTTCCTCCCGGAGAGGAAGTGGAGACACCTCGATCTCAGCCGATACAGAAGCCTCAATCCGAGAGATTAAG GACTCCCTGGCCGAGGTCGAGGAGAAGTACAGGAAGGCCATGGTGTCCAACGCCCAGCTGGACAACGAGAAGTCCAACTTCATGTTCCAGGTGGACACCATGAAGGACTCTCTGATGGAGCTGGAGGAGCAGCTGGCCGAGACGAGGAGAGAGTTAGACGAGAAGGTCAAG GAACATGAAAGAGAACGACACGCCCACTCTGTGTTGAAATTCCAGTTTAACGAGATGAAAGAAAACCTTAGACAAAGTGAAGAATTGTTAGCT AAACATGGGATAGTTCTAGGCGCAGAGCTGACAAGCAATGGAGAAGTGGGCGACGCAGTTCTTGACAGCACAGTCCACACTGACTCTGTGAAACGATCAGCGTCAGACTCCACTCCGGTTCTGCAGACTCCTAGGGATGGGCTGATTG GCAAAGCCACGGCGGTGGAGATGAAAATTTCGCTTTTGGCGGATGTTGGAAATAAAGAGATCTTGCAGAGTGCCGGGGACAAGGCTGAAAAGCAGGAGAGCTGGGATGACGATGCTGAGACACAGGAAGGGCATGTCGGTGAAAAAGCACAAGAGAATTTGGCTGAAAATGAACAGTCAGCATCAATGCCTGATGACGACACACTAAATGACCCAGGGGATGTTCAGCAACGGGAGCAGAGTGACATTTCCAGTCAGACCGTAGAGCCTGACAGTACCTTAGGCAGTAATACACTTGCTTGGAGCTCAGTTGATGATGGAGATGACATAAATGAAAATGACATTGACGAGCACAGTCCAGTTCTTGAGCTGACATACAGTGTAGACGATGGAAGTTTAGAGGCCGACAGTCTGATAGCAGAAGGAGAGATCATGAGAGAGAGGGAAACGGAAGCGATTAACAGGGGGGGTGAAGGAGGCAAGGAAGTGGTGCAGGTAATAACAGGACCCGATGATGAGGTGGAAGATGAGACTGAGCAAGCCCTTTCCGATAAAGAAGCTGAAACTACTGAAAAGGGTAATAGTGATGGTCAACAAAGTGTTCAGAGTGCAGAGGAGATGAGAATAGAGGGTGGTGAGACTAAAACCCAAGAAGAAAGCTTAGACAGTAACAAGGAAGAGTGTGCAACAGGGAGTGCTGTCACTGAAAAAGTTTCAGATGAAGAGAATGAACTTGCTCAGGATCCTATAGAAAAGGCTGTTGAGGCTAATTGTATTGGTGAGGAAAGAGTTCAGAAAGCCGACGATACCCATATTGAAGGCAAAGAAATACAAGAGGAGGGTAATGTAAAGCAAGTAATAGAAGAAGCAGAAATCAAAGGCTTGGTAAAAGATGATGTTTTTGGTGACAAGAATGCGCAAAAGGCTGAACATAAAATTGCTCAGAGTCCTCCAGAAAAAAGTGATGAGAATAATTGTACTGGTGAGGAAGGAGTTCAGACTGCCGAGGATACCAATATAGAAGGCAAAGAAACACAAGAGGGAAGCAGAACAAATCTTGAGGGAAGTACAGCAACAGAGGGTGAAGTAAAACAAGCAGCAGAAACAGTAGAGGTTAAAGGGTTGGTAAAAGGTGAAGTTTTGGGTGAGAGGGATGCGATTTATGAGCAGGGAGCAATAGATGAATTGGTGAAGGAAAAGGAGCCAGGTGCAAGTACAGCAAATGAGGAAAAGGCTGAACATGAAATTGCTCCTGGACCTACAGAAAAAGTTGTTGAGGCTAATTGTACTGGTGAGGAAAGAGTGCAGACTGCCGAGGATACCAATATCGAAGGCAATGAAACACAAAAGGAAACCATAGACCGCACAAATGTGAAACAAGTAACAGAAAAAGTAGAGGCTGAAGGTTTGGCAGTGGACAAAGTTTTGGATGAAGAGAAGGTGATTCCTGAGCAAGGAGAAATAGATAAATTAATGGAGAACAAGGAGCCAGGGGCAAGTACAGGATCTGAGGAAAAGGTTGAACATGAAATTGCTCAGGGTCCTACAGAAAAAGTTGAAGAAAAAGTAAATCATGCTGGTGAGGATATAGTTAGGAGTGCTGAGGCTATCCATACAAAAGGAGCACAAGATGAAAACATAGACAGCACAGATATTATGGAAATGACAGTGACAGAAGGTGATGTAAGACAGGTAACAGAAAAAGTAGGGGATGAAAGTTTGGTTCAGTTAGAAAAGACAGGCATTACAGGTGAGTGCCAAGAGGAGTTGGATAGTGATGTAGTGAAGAGCAAAGATGCGAGTTCATGTGAGGCTCAGACGGAGCACGAGGAACAGGAAGGGGTTACCATGGAAACTAAAGCAGAGCAAATAGAAGAACATGAGCATGAATCCGGGGAGATTGAGGATAGTGAAAAGGCCCTACAAAGTATTGCAATTGATGAACCAGAGACTTCATGCAATGACAGCACAGTCATGGAGGAGGTGACTGTGGGATCAAATGTCCAGGCTGGCAATGAGAAAAAAGAATTAGTTTCTTTAGAGCCTGAAACAAAGCAGGAAGAAGAGGTCCTACCAAGAGATACAATGACCCCAACCGTTGTCCATCATGAGCCGGATTCAGAGGACAAAGGTGTAAGTGAGGAAGCCTTACAACACAGATCTGAGGATGAACCAGAAGTTAGTTGTGAAAGTGGCACAACCAACAACAATGTAGAAAGAGTGACTGATGAGAATGACAGTAAAGAAAACTATGGAGATATGACAGCTTCATGTGTTGTACAAGAAGATGACCAAGGAGAAGTCTCAATACCTCTGGAAGATAAGGGTGGAGATATTGAGGAAGTCAAGAATGAGATAGGCAACAGCAGCCAAAAAGATGAAGGAGAAGGACTTAAACAAGACGACTTGAAGAAGGAAGATTctgaaaagaaagtgcagagtCAGAAAACAACTGAAGACCAAAACGAAGAAGATAAACTTGAAAATGAAACCAATTTAGAAAGTCACACTGCAGCAGAGCAGAGTGTTGAAGGAATAGCAAATGTTGAAACTGTACAGGAAAATATCATGGATAGGGTCATAGATCAAGGGACTGGAGATGATGTAAAAGAGGAACCTTTGTTTGGTGGAGAGGGTCAAAAAGTAATTTCAGAAGACTACATTGAGATGATTGAAGAAGAAACGAGAACTGTAAACAAGGAATTGAAGGGAACAGAGAGTCGAAACGTAGGGCTAGCGGTTGTTAAAGATGTTGTTGGGTCTAAGAGAGAAACAGTAGCTCAGTTTGAAATCTGTGTGGAGAAAGTAGGTGCTGAACTTGACCACCAAGACAATTTAGATGAAAAAATACACCCTAAGAACCTTGAAACAGTTGGCACTGTCACAGAAGATAGTAAACCCAGTGAAAACTCTGAACTGTTACCAGCAGACAAAGTGGCTTCACAAAGTACCGTACAAGTAGAGACCCTTAAAGATGAGAAAATCAATCAAGGTCTTGAGCCAGCAGTCACAGTGGCAGATAATATCAAATCAGAATGCATGTTCCCTAATGGCAGTGAGCAGGAGAAAACTGATGTTAGCAAAGAGACAGCTGAAACAGTCATTCAGCAAACTACAGCTGATTTAAGCGGATGTGCTATATCGGAGGAAATGGATATTGCTGAGAAGAAAGTCGATGCATTTCATttggagaaagaaagagagagtaAAGACCAGCAGCCTCAACATGAACACCAAGACGAGGCCCAGGAAGTGAAGCAAGAGGAAGCGGTAGAAGAAAAGAGTGTGGAAAAAGTAGAGAACATTCCTGACGACATCCAAGAACAAGAGCAAGTACCTGCTAAAGAGGAAAAGCAGGATGAGACACAGCTCACACAAAAGGAAGTTCAAGAGGAGAAAGGTGAGACAGAGAAGGAGGAAGAAAAGGACaatgaggaagatgaggaaggaGAGTCATTCGACTTTGATGATGAAGTGGGACAGGATTTGGAAGAGTCGGATCAGAAAGTTTGCCTAGAAGATCCACTTAAGCAGAAACAGACACAGCAACAGGGTGCTGAAACAAACGATAGTAGTCCTGTGACCAAGACTGGTAGTCAAGATAAAGAACAAAGAAGTGAGAAGGGAGATGCAGATCAGCTTAAAACTAACGATTCAGAAAGTGAAAAGACAGGGGGAGAGCAAAACCAAAAGGAATTGGAGGAGGTTTGTTCTTCTGGTAGTCAGGAAAGTGTGAAGGAGTCGGGAGAGAGAGGGCAGCAGGGTGAGGACGGGACAGAGCAAGGAAACATAGGGAGGGGGCTCGAGAAGGAGCTGGGAGAGAGTATAAAAAGGCGAAGTATGTTTGAAGACAGTGTAGGGGAATCCGTGGGGCAGAAGCCAGACAGCGCACAGGGTAAGGAGGATAGCAATTCAGGAAGTACTGAGGATCTTGGAAAGCAAGATGCAGCCAAGGGGAGTAAGAAAGGAAAGGGGAAAAATAAGGATGAGTGTCAGATATCATGA
- the LOC121322717 gene encoding myosin-9-like isoform X11, whose amino-acid sequence MGTQGSGRKRIPNRERLTAEDDALNLIAREAESRLAAKRAARAEAREIRMKELERQQKEIYQVQKKYYGLDNKWGDIEQWMEDSERYSRRARRNTSMSDDDERMSVGSRGSLRSDFDSTAVYGGAGSPKDKPKKKSSKATNGFDEGYHGSTQSRKSSRSSRHSDESRRSQSSRQEHLLGNHYSSDLYSNSGLSSSSRAQSSAQNGTRGSLYEESVHSGTRRFSASSSRAPSEYSGFPGSSSRASSRASSARASPVVEERPERDFAEKGSRSASTLSAATLASLGGSSSRRGSGDTSISADTEASIREIKDIHELKDQIQDVESRYMQGLKEMKDSLAEVEEKYRKAMVSNAQLDNEKSNFMFQVDTMKDSLMELEEQLAETRRELDEKVKEHERERHAHSVLKFQFNEMKENLRQSEELLAEIRQLKLKQESSVREVSDLQETIEWKDKKIGALERQKEYFDVIRTERDELRDEIVLLKDVIKKHGIVLGAELTSNGEVGDAVLDSTVHTDSVKRSASDSTPVLQTPRDGLIGKATAVEMKISLLADVGNKEILQSAGDKAEKQESWDDDAETQEGHVGEKAQENLAENEQSASMPDDDTLNDPGDVQQREQSDISSQTVEPDSTLGSNTLAWSSVDDGDDINENDIDEHSPVLELTYSVDDGSLEADSLIAEGEIMRERETEAINRGGEGGKEVVQVITGPDDEVEDETEQALSDKEAETTEKGNSDGQQSVQSAEEMRIEGGETKTQEESLDSNKEECATGSAVTEKVSDEENELAQDPIEKAVEANCIGEERVQKADDTHIEGKEIQEEGNVKQVIEEAEIKGLVKDDVFGDKNAQKAEHKIAQSPPEKSDENNCTGEEGVQTAEDTNIEGKETQEGSRTNLEGSTATEGEVKQAAETVEVKGLVKGEVLGERDAIYEQGAIDELVKEKEPGASTANEEKAEHEIAPGPTEKVVEANCTGEERVQTAEDTNIEGNETQKETIDRTNVKQVTEKVEAEGLAVDKVLDEEKVIPEQGEIDKLMENKEPGASTGSEEKVEHEIAQGPTEKVEEKVNHAGEDIVRSAEAIHTKGAQDENIDSTDIMEMTVTEGDVRQVTEKVGDESLVQLEKTGITGECQEELDSDVVKSKDASSCEAQTEHEEQEGVTMETKAEQIEEHEHESGEIEDSEKALQSIAIDEPETSCNDSTVMEEVTVGSNVQAGNEKKELVSLEPETKQEEEVLPRDTMTPTVVHHEPDSEDKGVSEEALQHRSEDEPEVSCESGTTNNNVERVTDENDSKENYGDMTASCVVQEDDQGEVSIPLEDKGGDIEEVKNEIGNSSQKDEGEGLKQDDLKKEDSEKKVQSQKTTEDQNEEDKLENETNLESHTAAEQSVEGIANVETVQENIMDRVIDQGTGDDVKEEPLFGGEGQKVISEDYIEMIEEETRTVNKELKGTESRNVGLAVVKDVVGSKRETVAQFEICVEKVGAELDHQDNLDEKIHPKNLETVGTVTEDSKPSENSELLPADKVASQSTVQVETLKDEKINQGLEPAVTVADNIKSECMFPNGSEQEKTDVSKETAETVIQQTTADLSGCAISEEMDIAEKKVDAFHLEKERESKDQQPQHEHQDEAQEVKQEEAVEEKSVEKVENIPDDIQEQEQVPAKEEKQDETQLTQKEVQEEKGETEKEEEKDNEEDEEGESFDFDDEVGQDLEESDQKVCLEDPLKQKQTQQQGAETNDSSPVTKTGSQDKEQRSEKGDADQLKTNDSESEKTGGEQNQKELEEVCSSGSQESVKESGERGQQGEDGTEQGNIGRGLEKELGESIKRRSMFEDSVGESVGQKPDSAQGKEDSNSGSTEDLGKQDAAKGSKKGKGKNKDECQIS is encoded by the exons GCGGAGTCCCGTTTGGCTGCGAAGCGAGCTGCACGGGCGGAGGCACGGGAGATCAGAATGAAGGAGCTGGAGAGACAGCAGAAAGAG ATCTATCAGGTTCAGAAG AAATATTACGGTCTGGACAACAAATGGGGCGATATCGAGCAGTGGATG GAAGACAGTGAGAGGTACTCCCGCCGAGCACGGAGAAACACCTCG ATGTCCGATGATGATGAGCGAATGTCCGTGGGCAGCCGTGGCAGCCTGAGG TCAGACTTCGACAGCACTGCTGTCTATGGAGGG GCTGGCTCACCCAAGGACAAGCCCAAGAAGAAGAGTTCTAAAGCC ACCAATGGTTTTGATGAAGGGTACCATGGATCTACTCAGAGTAGAAAGTCTAGTAGG AGCTCAAGGCACAGCGATGAGAGTAGGAGATCACAGTCATCCAGACAGGAGCACCTGCTG GGGAATCACTACTCCTCGGACCTGTACAGTAACAGCggcctctcctcctcctccagggCCCAGTCTTCAGCTCAAAATGGAACGcgg GGCTCCCTGTACGAGGAGAGTGTGCACAGCGGGACGCGCCGCTTTAGTGCCTCTAGCTCTCGAGCT CCCTCGGAATACAGTGGTTTCCCGGGCTCCAGCTCCCGTGCTTCCTCCCGGGCAAGCTCGGCCCGTGCCAGCCCTGTG GTTGAAGAAAGACCGGAGAGGGACTTTGCTGAAAAG GGATCCCGCAGCGCTTCCACCCTGTCAGCTGCTACTCTTGCCTCTTTGGGCGGGTCTTCCTCCCGGAGAGGAAGTGGAGACACCTCGATCTCAGCCGATACAGAAGCCTCAATCCGAGAGATTAAG GATATTCATGAGCTAAAGGACCAGATTCAGGATGTGGAGAGCAGATACATGCAGGGGCTCAAAGAAATGAAG GACTCCCTGGCCGAGGTCGAGGAGAAGTACAGGAAGGCCATGGTGTCCAACGCCCAGCTGGACAACGAGAAGTCCAACTTCATGTTCCAGGTGGACACCATGAAGGACTCTCTGATGGAGCTGGAGGAGCAGCTGGCCGAGACGAGGAGAGAGTTAGACGAGAAGGTCAAG GAACATGAAAGAGAACGACACGCCCACTCTGTGTTGAAATTCCAGTTTAACGAGATGAAAGAAAACCTTAGACAAAGTGAAGAATTGTTAGCT GAAATTCGGCAGCTGAAACTGAAGCAGGAGAGCTCTGTTAGAGAGGTTTCAGACTTGCAGGAAACCATCGAATGGAAGGATAAAAAGATAGGG GCGTTAGAGAGGCAGAAGGAATATTTTGATGTAATCCGGACTGAGCGTGATGAGCTCAGAGATGAGATTGTCCTGCTCAAGGATGTAATAAAG AAACATGGGATAGTTCTAGGCGCAGAGCTGACAAGCAATGGAGAAGTGGGCGACGCAGTTCTTGACAGCACAGTCCACACTGACTCTGTGAAACGATCAGCGTCAGACTCCACTCCGGTTCTGCAGACTCCTAGGGATGGGCTGATTG GCAAAGCCACGGCGGTGGAGATGAAAATTTCGCTTTTGGCGGATGTTGGAAATAAAGAGATCTTGCAGAGTGCCGGGGACAAGGCTGAAAAGCAGGAGAGCTGGGATGACGATGCTGAGACACAGGAAGGGCATGTCGGTGAAAAAGCACAAGAGAATTTGGCTGAAAATGAACAGTCAGCATCAATGCCTGATGACGACACACTAAATGACCCAGGGGATGTTCAGCAACGGGAGCAGAGTGACATTTCCAGTCAGACCGTAGAGCCTGACAGTACCTTAGGCAGTAATACACTTGCTTGGAGCTCAGTTGATGATGGAGATGACATAAATGAAAATGACATTGACGAGCACAGTCCAGTTCTTGAGCTGACATACAGTGTAGACGATGGAAGTTTAGAGGCCGACAGTCTGATAGCAGAAGGAGAGATCATGAGAGAGAGGGAAACGGAAGCGATTAACAGGGGGGGTGAAGGAGGCAAGGAAGTGGTGCAGGTAATAACAGGACCCGATGATGAGGTGGAAGATGAGACTGAGCAAGCCCTTTCCGATAAAGAAGCTGAAACTACTGAAAAGGGTAATAGTGATGGTCAACAAAGTGTTCAGAGTGCAGAGGAGATGAGAATAGAGGGTGGTGAGACTAAAACCCAAGAAGAAAGCTTAGACAGTAACAAGGAAGAGTGTGCAACAGGGAGTGCTGTCACTGAAAAAGTTTCAGATGAAGAGAATGAACTTGCTCAGGATCCTATAGAAAAGGCTGTTGAGGCTAATTGTATTGGTGAGGAAAGAGTTCAGAAAGCCGACGATACCCATATTGAAGGCAAAGAAATACAAGAGGAGGGTAATGTAAAGCAAGTAATAGAAGAAGCAGAAATCAAAGGCTTGGTAAAAGATGATGTTTTTGGTGACAAGAATGCGCAAAAGGCTGAACATAAAATTGCTCAGAGTCCTCCAGAAAAAAGTGATGAGAATAATTGTACTGGTGAGGAAGGAGTTCAGACTGCCGAGGATACCAATATAGAAGGCAAAGAAACACAAGAGGGAAGCAGAACAAATCTTGAGGGAAGTACAGCAACAGAGGGTGAAGTAAAACAAGCAGCAGAAACAGTAGAGGTTAAAGGGTTGGTAAAAGGTGAAGTTTTGGGTGAGAGGGATGCGATTTATGAGCAGGGAGCAATAGATGAATTGGTGAAGGAAAAGGAGCCAGGTGCAAGTACAGCAAATGAGGAAAAGGCTGAACATGAAATTGCTCCTGGACCTACAGAAAAAGTTGTTGAGGCTAATTGTACTGGTGAGGAAAGAGTGCAGACTGCCGAGGATACCAATATCGAAGGCAATGAAACACAAAAGGAAACCATAGACCGCACAAATGTGAAACAAGTAACAGAAAAAGTAGAGGCTGAAGGTTTGGCAGTGGACAAAGTTTTGGATGAAGAGAAGGTGATTCCTGAGCAAGGAGAAATAGATAAATTAATGGAGAACAAGGAGCCAGGGGCAAGTACAGGATCTGAGGAAAAGGTTGAACATGAAATTGCTCAGGGTCCTACAGAAAAAGTTGAAGAAAAAGTAAATCATGCTGGTGAGGATATAGTTAGGAGTGCTGAGGCTATCCATACAAAAGGAGCACAAGATGAAAACATAGACAGCACAGATATTATGGAAATGACAGTGACAGAAGGTGATGTAAGACAGGTAACAGAAAAAGTAGGGGATGAAAGTTTGGTTCAGTTAGAAAAGACAGGCATTACAGGTGAGTGCCAAGAGGAGTTGGATAGTGATGTAGTGAAGAGCAAAGATGCGAGTTCATGTGAGGCTCAGACGGAGCACGAGGAACAGGAAGGGGTTACCATGGAAACTAAAGCAGAGCAAATAGAAGAACATGAGCATGAATCCGGGGAGATTGAGGATAGTGAAAAGGCCCTACAAAGTATTGCAATTGATGAACCAGAGACTTCATGCAATGACAGCACAGTCATGGAGGAGGTGACTGTGGGATCAAATGTCCAGGCTGGCAATGAGAAAAAAGAATTAGTTTCTTTAGAGCCTGAAACAAAGCAGGAAGAAGAGGTCCTACCAAGAGATACAATGACCCCAACCGTTGTCCATCATGAGCCGGATTCAGAGGACAAAGGTGTAAGTGAGGAAGCCTTACAACACAGATCTGAGGATGAACCAGAAGTTAGTTGTGAAAGTGGCACAACCAACAACAATGTAGAAAGAGTGACTGATGAGAATGACAGTAAAGAAAACTATGGAGATATGACAGCTTCATGTGTTGTACAAGAAGATGACCAAGGAGAAGTCTCAATACCTCTGGAAGATAAGGGTGGAGATATTGAGGAAGTCAAGAATGAGATAGGCAACAGCAGCCAAAAAGATGAAGGAGAAGGACTTAAACAAGACGACTTGAAGAAGGAAGATTctgaaaagaaagtgcagagtCAGAAAACAACTGAAGACCAAAACGAAGAAGATAAACTTGAAAATGAAACCAATTTAGAAAGTCACACTGCAGCAGAGCAGAGTGTTGAAGGAATAGCAAATGTTGAAACTGTACAGGAAAATATCATGGATAGGGTCATAGATCAAGGGACTGGAGATGATGTAAAAGAGGAACCTTTGTTTGGTGGAGAGGGTCAAAAAGTAATTTCAGAAGACTACATTGAGATGATTGAAGAAGAAACGAGAACTGTAAACAAGGAATTGAAGGGAACAGAGAGTCGAAACGTAGGGCTAGCGGTTGTTAAAGATGTTGTTGGGTCTAAGAGAGAAACAGTAGCTCAGTTTGAAATCTGTGTGGAGAAAGTAGGTGCTGAACTTGACCACCAAGACAATTTAGATGAAAAAATACACCCTAAGAACCTTGAAACAGTTGGCACTGTCACAGAAGATAGTAAACCCAGTGAAAACTCTGAACTGTTACCAGCAGACAAAGTGGCTTCACAAAGTACCGTACAAGTAGAGACCCTTAAAGATGAGAAAATCAATCAAGGTCTTGAGCCAGCAGTCACAGTGGCAGATAATATCAAATCAGAATGCATGTTCCCTAATGGCAGTGAGCAGGAGAAAACTGATGTTAGCAAAGAGACAGCTGAAACAGTCATTCAGCAAACTACAGCTGATTTAAGCGGATGTGCTATATCGGAGGAAATGGATATTGCTGAGAAGAAAGTCGATGCATTTCATttggagaaagaaagagagagtaAAGACCAGCAGCCTCAACATGAACACCAAGACGAGGCCCAGGAAGTGAAGCAAGAGGAAGCGGTAGAAGAAAAGAGTGTGGAAAAAGTAGAGAACATTCCTGACGACATCCAAGAACAAGAGCAAGTACCTGCTAAAGAGGAAAAGCAGGATGAGACACAGCTCACACAAAAGGAAGTTCAAGAGGAGAAAGGTGAGACAGAGAAGGAGGAAGAAAAGGACaatgaggaagatgaggaaggaGAGTCATTCGACTTTGATGATGAAGTGGGACAGGATTTGGAAGAGTCGGATCAGAAAGTTTGCCTAGAAGATCCACTTAAGCAGAAACAGACACAGCAACAGGGTGCTGAAACAAACGATAGTAGTCCTGTGACCAAGACTGGTAGTCAAGATAAAGAACAAAGAAGTGAGAAGGGAGATGCAGATCAGCTTAAAACTAACGATTCAGAAAGTGAAAAGACAGGGGGAGAGCAAAACCAAAAGGAATTGGAGGAGGTTTGTTCTTCTGGTAGTCAGGAAAGTGTGAAGGAGTCGGGAGAGAGAGGGCAGCAGGGTGAGGACGGGACAGAGCAAGGAAACATAGGGAGGGGGCTCGAGAAGGAGCTGGGAGAGAGTATAAAAAGGCGAAGTATGTTTGAAGACAGTGTAGGGGAATCCGTGGGGCAGAAGCCAGACAGCGCACAGGGTAAGGAGGATAGCAATTCAGGAAGTACTGAGGATCTTGGAAAGCAAGATGCAGCCAAGGGGAGTAAGAAAGGAAAGGGGAAAAATAAGGATGAGTGTCAGATATCATGA